The genomic interval ATGGTTCCCGGCACGAGCCGCTGGGCGGCGATGTCGCGGCGCAGTTCGTGATAAATGCGCTGGCTCTGAAGTGGCACGCCCCGGTCACCTGGCACGAGGGTGGCGGACCGCGCAGGGCGGACGGGCTTTCGGCCCGCGACTTTGCGCTTTCCTGTCGATGCACGCCTCGTTGGCTGGCTCATCGGACTACCCCTTGTTGCTCGTCCTCTCCTCGACGCGGCGCGCCACGTCGCGCCAGCGATAACATGATACGTCGTGGTCCGGGGAAACGGTTTCGCCATCCGGGTGTCGCACGGCGCATTCCTCGGCCCGAAGTGGGCAGCGTTTGGCGAACCGGCAGCCGCGCCGGTCGTCCGTCGTCGGGTTGAAGGCCTCCTGGGCGATCGAGCCGTTCTGGTCGATGGCGAGGCTGGTGTCGACGGTCGACAGGAGCGCGACGGTGTAGGGGTGGCGCGGCGCGGTGAAGAGCTGCTCGGTGGGCGCGATCTCGACCAGCTTACCGAAATACATGACACCGATGCGCGTGCAGAGATAGCGCGCGACGTGCAGGTCGTGGGTGATGAAAATCATCGTCATGCCAGAACGTGTCTGGATATCCTTGAAAAGGTTCAAGATCTGAGCGCGGACCGAAACATCGAGCTTGGAGACCGCCTCGTCGGCGATCATCAAGGCCGGTTCGAGCGCGAGGGCGCGGCCGATCGCGACGCGCTGGAGCTGTCCGCCGGAGAGTTCGTGTGGGTAGCGGTCGCGAAAGACCGGCGAGAGGCCGACCCGCGTCAGGATGCGGTCGACGGCGGCATCGAGTTCGGACGTCGGCGCGACATGATGCAGGCGAAGCGGTGTCGCGATGGTCTCGCGGACGCGGTGGCGGGGGTTGAGCGACGAAAGCGGGTCCTGGAAGACGGTCTGGATACGGCGGCGCAGGGGTCTGAGTTCGCCCTGGGAGAGGTGCGAAATGTCGCGGCCCTCGAAAACGATCCGACCGGCGCTCGGGTCGACGAGCCGCAGGACGGCTTTGCCGAGGGTGGTTTTTCCGCTCCCCGATTCGCCAACGAGGCCGAGGATCTCGCCCGGGCGGACGGTGAGCGAGACGTCGTCGACGGCGGTCAGATGGCTCGGGCCGCGCGACAGCAGCTGGTCGATGCCGCGACGCGTGCGAAACCGCACCGAGAGGTTTTCGATCGATAGGAGCGGCGTCCGGGTGTTCATCGGGGGCTCCCGGATTTCACGCAGCGAACCTCGTGGCCGTCGGACGCGGTGAGCAGCCGTTGAGCGTGCTCGCATTCGGGCCCCGCGAGCGGGCAGCGCGCGCGAAAGCGGCAACCGGCCGGCATCGTGCGCCAATTGGGCAGTTCGCCGGGGATTTCGATGAGCCGGGCGACGCGGCGCTGGAGTTCATTCGCTGTGCGCACGAGACCTTGCGTGTATGGGTGGCGTGGCGCCCCCAGGATCTCGGCGGCGCTGCCACGTTCGACGATCTGGCCGGCGTACATGACGGCAATGCGATCGCAGAGGCGCGCGGCGACGGTCATGTCGTGCGTGATGAACACGAACGAGGCGCGTGTGCTCTCCTTCAGCCCGCGGAACAGCTCGATGATCTGGTGCTCGACGATGTTGTCGAGGTTGGTGGTCGGCTCGTCGGCGACGATGAGGGAGGGCCCGAGGCCGAGGACGAGAGCGATCAGGGCGCGCTGCAACATGCCGCCGCTGAGCTGGTGCGGATAGCTCGAGAGGATTGCCTTTCCGTGCGGAATGCCGACGGTCGCGAGGAGTTCGATCGCCGCTTCCCGCCAATTGGCAGGAAGGGAGGCATTCCGGCCGACGGCGGCGCGGGCCGCAACCTGCTGGAAGTGCCAACCGATCGACTTGACCGGATTGAAGGAGCCGACCGGATCCTGGAAAATCATGGCGATGCGGGTGCCTCGCAGCGCCCGGAATTCGCCATCCGTGAGCGACCTCGTTTCACGTCCATCGAAGAGGATCGAGTCTGCCTCAACGTTCGCATGGCGCGGCAGGAGGCGCAGAAGAGAGAGGAATGTCACGGTCTTTCCGGAACCGGACTCCCCGATGATACCGAGCACCTCGCTCTTGCGCACGTCGAGATCGATGCCCTCGACGACTGGTACGGTGGCGCCGTGGAGGGCAAAGCCGGCGCGCAGGTTGCGGACCTCGAGCAGGTTGGCCATGGCTACTCCGTTCGCCGGCGCAAGCGGGGATCGACCATGTCGCGCACTCCGTCGCCGAGAAGATTGAGACCGAGGAGGGCAAAGCAGATGCCGAGCCCGGAGAGCGTCAGAACCCAGGGGGCGCGGCGGAAATACTCCTGGCCGTCCGCCATGATGACGCCGAGGGAGGGTGTCGGCGGTTGAACGCCGAGGCCGAGGAAGCTCAGGCCCGCCTCGATGATGATCCCGAAGGCGAGGCTGATGCTGGCCTGGACCATGAGTGGAGCGGCGATATTGGGCAGGATTTCGCGAGCCAGCAGGCGCGGCACCGGCTGGCCCATGACGCGGGCGGCCTGCACATAGGCCTCCTCGCGTACCGACAGGGTGAGGTTGTGGGCGAGGCGAGCGAAGATCGGTACGTAGACGAGGGCGATGGCGATCGAAACGTTCACGACGCCGAAGCCGATCACGACCATGAGGAAGAGCGCGAGCACGAACGCGGGAAACGAAAAGAGAAGATCCATGATGCGCATGACGACGAGGTCGTAAAGCCCGCCCGCATAAGCCGCCGTCATGCCGATCGCGGTGCCGATGAGGAGGGCGGCCGCGACGCCGGCGCCGCTGATGAGGAGGGAAACGCGGGCCCCGTAGAGAACGCGGGTGAACACGTCGCGTCCGAGGGAGTCGGTTCCGAACGGATGGGCGAGGCTCGGCGGCTGGAAGACGGTGGTGAACGACATCGCGGTCGGCGAGTATGGCATCAGCATCGCCCCGACGGTGATCAGCGCCAGCACCAGCAGCGTGATGACGGCTCCGGTCATCGCCGTAAAGCTCGATCGGAATTCATTCCACATGAGTCGATTCCATCTCCGGTCCCGACCGTTGCGGGTACCTGGCGCGGCGCAACGCCTCGCGCATAGTCCGATAAGCGGATGGGGCCCTCATTTCACCCTCTTGGGGTCGAGCGCCGCGCAGATGAGGTCAACAGCGAGATTCACCGCGAGCACGATGGCGAGGAAGATCACCGTGCAGGCCTGGACCACGGGATAGTCGCGGGCAAAGGCCGCGTCCACCATCAGGGATCCGACGCCGGGAACACCGAAGACCCTTTCGACGACCACCACGCCGCCGAGAAGGTAGCGGATCTGCAACCCGATGATCACGAGATAGGGAATCACGGAATTGCGGAAGACGTAGTTGCGGAAGATGAAACCCTCCTCGAAGCCGAACGAGCGGGCGACGGTGACGTGGTCGCGGCTGGTGTTCTCGAGAAGCGCAGTGCGCAGCGTGCGCGAGAAGACCGCGGCCATCGGCGCGGCTATCGCGAGGGCGGGGAGCAATCCTGTCACCAAGGCGCCATGGAGGGAAACGAACGGGCTCGTGAAGCCGTAGGACGGCAACCAACCGAGGTTGAGAGCGAAGAAGAGGATGAGGACGTAGCCCAGCCAGAAGTCCGGCATGGATACGCCGAGCGCGGCGATGGAGGTTGCGATGGTATCGACGGCCCGCCCCCGATTGAGGGCGGCGAGCGAGCCGATGAGGAGCGAAAGCGCGACCGCGAAGAAGACGGCATAGAGGCCGACGAAGATGGTGTTCGGCAGCCGAGCGAGGAGCAGGTCGGAAATCGAAATGCCGCCGGCGATCGTGAGTGAATTTCCGAAATCTCCGGAGACGATCCCTCCGAGCCAGGAAAGGAACTGTTCCGCGACGGGTGCGTCGAGGTTGCGGTCCGCGCGGAACTTGGCGACAGCTTCGGGCGTCGCCGACTCCCCGAGAGCCGCGAGCGCCGGATCGCCGGGTGCGGCCTGCATGACGAGGAACACGGCGAGCGCGCCGACGAACATCGTGGCGATGGCGCCGAGGACGCGTGCCGCAACGAAGCCGAATGCCTTCATCTGCGAACGCCCGCCTCGGAGCGGAGCATTGACCTGGCGGACCGCATGGCTGGTGAACCCGTCCCAAGAAACCTGATGCCGTACGTGCCCGGAAAATGGGGCGCGTGGTGGCCGAGAGGCGGGCGCCGCGCCGTGCACCGGCATGGCGTCCGCCTCCCGGTTCGTGGGGTCAGCAGCTCGTTACAGCCGCGAACTGGCCACCAAATCCGGAATAGGGAAGCTGCACGAAGCCCTCCACCTTGGGTGAAAGGAGATTGTGCACGTTGCTCTCGAAGCATGTCAGCACGGGCACGTCCTCGGCCATCATGTCCTCGATCTTGCGATAAAGCTCTCCGCGGGCGGCCTGGTCGCTTTCGCCGCGGGCCTGCTCGATGAGGGCATCCAGGCTGGCGTTGGAATAGCCGCGGAAGTTGCGCCAACCCTTGGTGTGGAGAATTTCATAGCAATATTCGTCCGGATCGACGAGACCGAGCCAGCCCCAGATGCTGGCCTGGTAGTCGTGGGCCTTGAGGCGCGAGTAGACGGTGTTGGCCTCGGAAACCTCGACGCGAAGCTTGGTGCCGAGGGTCTCGTTCACCTGTGCAACGAATACTTCCGCGAAGCGCTTCCACCAGCCGGCGCCCCAGGTGAGGACGACGGCCTCCGTGCCGGCGCCATATTTCGACTTCGCCAACTCGGCCTTGGCGCGTTCGGCATCGAAGCCGGACGTTGCGCGGGCGCTCGAGGAATGGGCCCAGGAGAGCGCCGCCGGAATGAGACCGTTGGCGACCTGGCCCTCGCCGAACAGAACCACCTGGACCAACGCGTTGCGATCGAACGCGAAGGCGCAGGCGCGCCGGAAATGGACGTCGTCGAACGGGGCAACCCGGTGATTGAGCTCAATGAACCGGGTGTTGAGGCCACCCGACTTCAGGACCTTGACCGCGGCGTTGGTGGAGAGGTTGGGAATGTCGGCGAACGGCGCCGTGCTGGTGAGGTCGATGGTGCCGCCGAGAAGGGCCGTCACGCCGCTCGATTCCTCGGGGATGAGCGGCACTTCGATCTGGCTGGCGGTCGGCTGGCCGGAGATGAAATAGTCGGTGTTGGCGGCAAGCGACACGCTGACGTTCGGCTCGAGCTTGGTCAACTTGTAGGCTCCGGTGCCGATCGGCTGGCGCGCGAAGGCCTCGGCGTCTCCGCCCTCTAGGATGTGTCGCGGAACGATTTGGCTGCCCGTGCGCGTGTTGGTCAGATAGCCGAGCAGCGGCGCGAACGGCGTATTCGTCTCGAACTCCACGGTGTGGCTGTCGATCGCGCGGACCTCCTTGACGGAATCGAACTTACCCTTGTGTGGAGAGCCGAAATCCGGGTTGCGCAACCGATCGATGGTGAATTTGACATCGTCGGCGGTGCAGGGCTTGCCGTCGTGGAACTTCACGCCCTGGCGCAGCTTGAAGCGCCAGACGGTCGGCGAAGTGGCCTCCCAACTCTCGGCGAGGTCGCCGACGAGGTTCATGCCCTCGTCGAATTTCAGGAGCGTGTTGAAGATGCCCCAGATGAGATAGAACTCGGGGATGAGCGAGGCCTTGCCCGGATCGAGCGTGTTCACGACGCTGTAACCGGTGATGCCGGCGCGGAGCGTACCACAGGCGGCCTCGGCGGCCAGCACGCCCACCCAGGGGCTGGCGCTGCCGACGAGAGCGCCGGCGGCGGCACCCTGCAGCAGGCTGCGGCGATTGAGAGCGAAAAGCTTCGAACTCGACATAATAATTCCTCCCGTTTCGTTCCGGCGACAAACATCGAACTCGACGTGGCAGGCCACAGGGCGCAGGCGCCTTGCTGTGCGCCAGTCGCCACCAATCGCATTCTGTATACAACAACTGCCGCCGACGGGGCTGTATGTCAACGGGCTCGAAACGGGAATGGCTGCAATCGTCGAACGCTGTGCGTGTCAGGCCCGGTATCCATGTCGCGGATGCAGAGCTGGAACGGCTTGACGGATCGGGGCATGGTGCTGCTTAGTGTATACAGAACTGCCTGAGCGGGTGGGGATCGAGGGGATGACAGGTCTCCTTGGTGCACGAGCGCCTTTGCCAATCGGGTCGTCGTGCGGGGCGGTCGGGCCAGCAGATCAAGACGGGGACGGGAAATGACCGCTGAATTCCGGGCGCGTGCCGAACTCGCCACACTGGCCGGCCGTGGGTTCGACGTCGCGGTCATCGGGGCCGGAGTGAACGGAGCCAATACCGCACAGACGCTGGCGGCGGAAGGCTACGAGGTCCTGCTCGTCGACAAAGGTGACTTCGCGAACGGCTCCAGCGGGCGCTCGAGCCGGCTGCTGCATTGCGGCCTTCGCTATCTGGCGCCAGGTGCCTCGATGTGGGAGTTCGTGCGTCATCCGAGCCGGCTGGTGACGGCGATCCGAATGGCGCGCAAAGCGATGCAGTGTCGGCGGCAGTTCGTCGAGACGACGCCGGAACGGGCGCGCGCGATCACGTTCTGCTTTCCGTTCTACGAGGACGGCCCCTACCAGGCATGGCAGATCGACATCGCGTTTTCCATTCTCGGTGCGCTCGGTGGGCGCGGCGTGCCGCTCGACTACAAGCGACTCGGCCGACAGGAGGCGATGCGAACGCCGCTGCTCGAGCACCTCAGGGAACCGGACAAGCTCAAGGGTGTGGCCACCTTCTCGGAGTACCAGTTCGACTGGCCGGAGCGTATCGTGGTCGACACGGTGCTGGACGCCGGGAGGCTCGGCGCGACGGTGCGGAATTATACCCCGGTGACGCGGCTTGCGCGGCGGGGCGACGGCTGGAGGCTGACGCTCGCCGACGCCATGGATCGGGCCGCCCCGGAGATCGAGGTCGAGGCCCGCGCGGTGGTCAATATGGCGGGAATCTGGATCGACGAGGTCGGCCGCTCGATCGAGGGGGCCGCGCCGAAGCGGCGGATCACGGGCACGAAGGGGGCGCACATCGTCGTCAGGCTGCCGCCTGAATGCCGAGGGCGCGGTATCGTCACGCTCAACCGGCTGGCCGAACCCTTCTACTGCATCCCCTGGAACGATCTGCACTATTTCGGTCCGACGGAGACGCTCTACGAGGGAGACATCGAGGATATCTATCCGACCGAGGAGGATTTCGCGTTCCTGCTGGCGGAAGCCAACCATCTGCTGCCCTCGCTCGAGCTGACGCGAGGCGACGTGCTCTATGGATGGGCCGGTGTTCGGCCGCTGACGTACGATACGGCTCTGCCGAAGGGGGCGCGGTCGCGCGAGGTCCATGACTATGCGGGCGAGGGGCTCGGCGGCATGCTGGCGATGACGGCGGGGCCGGTGATGACACACCGCTCGGCCGGCGGTGAGGTGCTCGGAAGGCTGGAGCGCCGGGTGCGGCCCGGGCGAGGAAAGTCGGCTGTGTCCTACAGGGTTCCGCCACGCCGTGACGCGGAAAACTCTCCGCGCCTGCTCAATCACGGACCGGACGTGCGGCTCGACGACATCCGGCGCGGCGTGCGCGAGGAGTATGCCTGCACGCTCACGGACGTCATGGTGCGGCGCACGGGGGCGGCATGGTCGCAGACCATGGGTCGGGAGGGAGCGCTCGTCGCGGCCCAGGTGATGGGCGAGGAGCTCGGTTGGAGCGATGGGCGTATCGCGAACGAGGCAGAGGAATACATCCGCTTCCTGGAGCACCAGTTCCGGCTACCGCCGTCCGGTCGGGCGGATCGGCGCGCGGACGGATGACATTCGAGGCGGGCCGAGGGACGACGCAGGAGATCGAAGATGGAAGAGTCGCGGAGAGCGGGAACACGGCCGGCAGGGAGTGATCCGCTTCTGACGCCATTGCGCATCCGTCACCTCGAATTGCGAAACCGGGTGATGAGCACGAGCCACGCCTGCGGACTGCACGACGCGGGTATGCCCGGCGAGCGATACCAGAGCTATCACGAGGAGAAAGCGCGCGGCGGGATCGGGCTCACCATGTTCGGTGGCTCATCGAACGTCGCGCCCGACAGCCCCAATATCTTCCAGCAGCTCAACGTCGGCGTCGATGCGGTCATTCCGCATCTGCAGCGCTTTTCCGAGCGTGTCCACAAGCACGGCGCGGCCTTGATGTGCCAGATCACGCACCTCGGCCGGCGCGGGGAATCCTATGCCGGCGACTGGCTGCCGACGATTGCACCATCGCCGATCCGCGAGACGCTGCATCGCTCCTTTCCCAAGGAGATGGACGAGCACGATATCGAGCGCGTGGTGGCGGCCTATGCGGCGGCGGCGGTGCGCTGCAAGGAGGGCGGGCTCGACGGCATCGAGACGCTGACGGGGGGGCACCTCATCGGTCAATTCCTCTCGCCGATGACGAACAAGCGGAGCGACCGCTTCGGGGGCTCGCTCGAGAACCGCTGCCGCTTCGGGCTGATGGTCTACGAGCGCATTCGCAAGGCGGTCGGGGACGATTTCCTCGTCGGCATGCGGTTCGTCGTGGACGAGGGCGTCGGCGGTGGCCTCGATGGAGAGGAATGCCTGCGGATCGCGACGATCTTCCAGGAGAGCGGACTCGTCGACTTCTTCAATGCCATCTATGGCCGAATGGATACCGAGCGCGGGCTAGCGCGCGACAACATGCCGGGGATGGATTCTCCGATCGCCCCGTGGGTGAGACCGGTCGGAGAGTTCAAGCGGCATGTCAAGCTACCCGTCTTTCACGCCGCGCGGATCGCGGATGTCGCCTCGGCGCGTTATGCGATCGCGGAGGGGTTGCTCGACATGGTCGGTATGACGCGGGCGCAGATCGCCGATCCGCACCTCGTCAACAAGCTTGCATCGGGACGCGAGGAGCAGATCCGCCCTTGTGTCGGAGCGACCCACTGCATGTCGCAATACCGTCCCTCCTGCCTGCACAACGCGGCGACCGGGCGCGAGACGACGCTCTCGCATACCATTTCCCGTTCGCCACGCGCTGGTCGCAAGGTGGTGGTGGTCGGTGGCGGTCCGGCCGGGTTGGAGGCGGCGCGGGTCGCGGCCGAACGTGGCCATGGTGTCGTTCTTCTCGAGGCGGCGCCTGCCCTCGGTGGCCAGGTGCGCATCGGGGCACAGGGACCTTGGCGTCAGGATCTCATCGGCATCGTCGATTGGCGCCGGGCGGAGCTCGAGAGGCTGGGCGTCGAGGTCAGGCTCGACACCTATGCCTCTCGCTCCGACGTGCTCGCGCTTCGCCCCGATGTCGTCGTGGTCGCGACCGGCGGCGTGCCGGACCTGGAGTGGCTCGAGGGCATGGAGCATTGCGTGTCGGCCTGGGATCTCCTCACGGGCCAGGCGCTCGCGGCGAACAATGTGCTGGTCTACGACGGCACGGGGCGGCATCCGGCGCCGCATGCGGCGGCGCGGGCGGCGCAAGCGGGCAGCACGGTGTCGCTGGTGACGCTCGATTCCTCGCTGGCGCTGGAACTCACCTATGCCGAGCGGGTCGCCTGGAAGGACCACTGCTACAAGGCGGGGATCGCCGTCGTGCCCGACCACCGGCTGGTCAAGGTGGAAAAATCCGGCAATCGGCTGATCGCCCATCTCGAAAACCTGGTGACGCAGGATGAGCGGGTTCTCGAGGTCGATCAGGTCGTGGTCGAGCATGGCACGCGGCCGGTGGACGAACTCTATGGCGAGCTGCGTGCGGACTCGGTCAATGACGGAGTGACGGACATCGCGGCGCTCCTTGCCGTCGAGCCGCAACCGCGCAACTACCGGCCGGACGCCGCGTTCGAACTCTACCGCGTCGGTGATGCGGTCTCGAGCCGCAACATCCACGCGGCCGTCTACGATTCTCTCCGGCTCTGCTCGACCTTCTGAGGGGGCGTCCGCTTGGGGCGAGGCGAGGAGCGGGCCGGCTGACGAAATGCCGGCTGGTGCAACTCAAGCGCTGGCGAGTGCCCGCGCCGCGGCTTCGACCGCCTCCTCGGTCAGGGCGAAGTCCTCTTCGCCGAGCGCGAGGCTCGGATAGACCTTGCCTGGTGCCTTCAGGATGCAGCCGGAGCGCAATACGGCATTGAAGCGGGCGGCAAGACCTGCGTCGGCGGTGATGGCGTCGCGGTAGTTGCGCACCTCGCGGGCGGTGAAAAGCACATCGAAGAGGGCCGGATGTCCGACGATGTGGTGGGCGATGCCGGCGCGTGCGAGGTGGCGGGTGAACATCTCCATGATGCGACGGCCGTTGGCGTGGAGCTGCTCGTAGGTGCCAGGGCGCCGCAGAATCTCGAGCGTTTTCAAACCCGCGACAGCGGCCACCGGATTTCCCGAGAGGGTGCCCAGCATCATGAGCCAACGGTCGGCCCCGACGGCGTTCTTGTCGAAATGGCGCATGATGTCCCTGCGCCCGGCGACGGCGGCGATCGGAAAGCCGCCGCCGATCACCTTGCCGAGGGTGCAAACGTCGGGCGTCACGCCATATTCTTCCTGGGCGCCACCGTAGGCGAAGCGAAAGCCTGTGACGACCTCGTCGAAGATCAGGACGATGCCGTGCCGGTCGCAGAGCGCGCGCAGTGCGGATAGAAATCCCGGCACGGGCGGAATGATGCGTTGGAGCGGTTCGACGATGATCGCGGCGACCTCGTCGCCGTGCTCGGCAAGGAGGCTTTCGAGGAAGTCGGCGTCGTTGAACGGAGCGATCAGCATGCCGTCGCGGACGCATTCCTGGATGCCTGCGCTGTCGGGGATGGCCTGCGGATAGTTGACGAGCCGGGTCGGAGCCAGCGACATCTGCGCCTCCGGCCCCATGCCGTGGTATCCGCCCTCGAACTTGACGATCCGTTCGCGGCCCGTGAAGGCGCGGGCAAGGCGAATGGCATACATATCCGCCTCGCTCCCGGTAGCGAGGAAGCGGACCTGCTCGGCACAGGGAACGGCGCGGCAGATCTCCTCGGCGAGTTCGAGGCCGGCGGCGTTGTTGGCAAAGAACGTCATGCCCTTCGGCAACTGCTCGGCGACCGCCTCCAGAACCTCGGGGTGGCCATGGCCGAGGAGCATCGGTCCGGAGCCGATCAGGAAATCGACGTACTCACGGCCGTCCTCGTCCCAGACCCGCGAGCCGCGACCACTGCGGATGAAAACCGAATGGTCGAAATTGCCGAAGCCGCCGGCCGGCATCACTTCGCGTGCCCGCGCGGCGAGTTCGATCGATCTCGTGTTCTCGCTCATCCTGACGGCCTTTCTCGTTTCGTCGGACCTTCGGCGCCGGTGAACGGCCGACCGCCAGCCCCCGGCCAGGCATCAAGCCACGGCGGCGCCGACCTGTCGATGGGGAACGGCGCCGGCCGATCCGCCGGGAACAAGCTCCCGACCCGTCAAACATCGGGCATGGCGATGCCGGCCGCGGCGGTCGCGGCCTGGACGGTGTTGCGCAGGAGGCAGGCGATGGTCATCGGTCCGACGCCTCCCGGAACCGGTGTGATCGCACCGGCCACCTTGGCGGCCTCGTCGTATGCGACGTCGCCGACGAGGCGGCTCTTGCCGTCGGCGCCGTCGATGCGATTGATCCCGACGTCGATGACCGTGGCGCCGGGCTTGATCCAGTTGCCGCGCACCATCTCGGCGCGTCCGACGGCCGCGACCACGAGGTCGCCGCGACGCGTGACGGCGGGCAGGTCGCGGGTCCGCGAGTGGGCGATCGTGACGGTGCAGTTCTCCTGAAGAAGGAGCTGGGCGACCGGTTTGCCGACGATGTTCGAGCGGCCGATCACCACGGCTTCGAGGCCTGAGAGGTTGCCGAGCGTCTGTTTCGCGAGGATCACACAGCCGAGCGGCGTGCAGGGCACCAGCGCGGCTTCGCCCGTCGCGAGCCGGCCGGCATTGACCGGGTGGAAGCCGTCGACGTCCTTGGCAGGCTCGATGGCGTTCAGAACCTTGGTCGAATCGATGTGCTTGGGCAACGGCAACTGCACCAGGATGCCGTGGACATCGGGGTCGGCGTTGAGACGGGCGACGAGGGCGAGCACGTCGGCTTCGGGTGTCGATGCGTCCAGCTTGTGCTCGAAGGAGGCCATGCCGCAGGCCACCGTCTGGCGCGCCTTGTTGCGCACGTAGACCTGGCTTGCCGGGTCCTCGCCGACGAGCACCACCGCAAGGCCCGGCTGCAGCCCATGCGCCGCGCGTAGACCCGCAACCGCCTTGCCGATCCGCTCGCGCAAGCCTTCCGCCACCGCCTTGCCGTCGATGATGCGTGTTTCAGTCGCCATTGTCCCGTCCCTCGTTTCCCGTTTCAAGCAGGCCGGCCAATCGGACCAGCAGTTCTCCGGGTGCGCCTCTAACGGCAACCCGCTTGGTACGTGCTCGCCCGCCGGCGATGACCGCGACCGAAGTGCGCGCGAGCCCGAGCCAATCCGCCAGGAGGCGCTCCAGCGCGGCATTCGCCTTGCCGTCCTCCGGCACGGCGCGAACGCGCGCCTCGATTCGCGGCCCATCGGGGCCATCCCTCACGCCGACGATCGTGTCGCGTGCCGCCCTCGGTGTGAGGCGGACCGCGAGGACCAGGCCGTCGGGCGATGTTTCGGCCGGGATCAGCCGATGCCCCTCAGCGAGGGCAACGCCACGGTCGCCAGGAAATTCTGCGCGATCCAGA from Hyphomicrobiales bacterium carries:
- the folD gene encoding bifunctional methylenetetrahydrofolate dehydrogenase/methenyltetrahydrofolate cyclohydrolase FolD yields the protein MATETRIIDGKAVAEGLRERIGKAVAGLRAAHGLQPGLAVVLVGEDPASQVYVRNKARQTVACGMASFEHKLDASTPEADVLALVARLNADPDVHGILVQLPLPKHIDSTKVLNAIEPAKDVDGFHPVNAGRLATGEAALVPCTPLGCVILAKQTLGNLSGLEAVVIGRSNIVGKPVAQLLLQENCTVTIAHSRTRDLPAVTRRGDLVVAAVGRAEMVRGNWIKPGATVIDVGINRIDGADGKSRLVGDVAYDEAAKVAGAITPVPGGVGPMTIACLLRNTVQAATAAAGIAMPDV